The Armatimonadota bacterium genome contains the following window.
GCCAGGGCCACCGCCACGAACGGCATGGCGAACGAGAAGTAGCGCGGGTAGGCGACAAACGATCCAGTCCACAGCGACGCGGCGAACAGAGCAGCCGCTGGGATGCCCACGGCGGCGGTCGCCAGCCGAAAAAAGACCTCGTTCGCCCTCGCAGACGTCGCCGCCCCCAAGGCGAGCAGCGCGACGACCGGCGCGGCGAGCAGCACCTGCATCGGCAAAGAGGCGGACGCCAGGAAGTAGTAGCCACCCGCCCCCAACGTACGGCCCCCGAACCCGATCAGGTGCACCACCCCCAAGATGGCATCGGGGGGAAGGGAACCGCGCCACGGTGGGGTCATGCGCCCGTCCGCGACGTGACCCAGCAGGATCGGGACCCACGGCAGGAACGCCGCCCCGGCCACCGCAAGCGCGGCAGCGTAACGTGCCAGAGCCGCCCTGCCGCCGGACCACAGGGCGCCCGCCGCCAGAGCGGCAACGAGGCCGACGCCCAGGTAGTGGGTGTAGAGGAGTCCCGTCAGCGCCAACGCCAGCAGCCAGGGAAAGCCGGCGTTACGATTCCACAGGGTCAACACCTCGGCTGCGGCCAGGGCGAACAGGGCCACAAGCAGCGGGTACATGCGGGCCTCGGCCGCCGTGTACAGGTACAGGGGGCTGACCGCGAGGATGGCGCCCGCCACCATGCCGGCCTGGCCTCCGAGTGCAGCCCGCCCCAGCCGTATGGTCGCCGCAACCGCTCCACCCCCGCAGACAGCCGACAACCCCCGCAATGCGACTGCCGAGTCTCCCAACACGGCCGTCCACGCCTTCAGCAGGGCATAGAACAGCGGCGGGTGGGCGTCGTGGCGGACCAAAAACGCCAACCAGCCGGTCCAGGGCAGACCTGCCACATGGGCCGCGAAGGCCTCGTCGAAGTGGAGGCTGCGCGAAGGGTGCAAGACCAGCGGCAAGACCGCGGCCGTGATCACCACCGCGACATCCCGCACACCCCCACCCTCGGCTGTGGCGACGCCCTGCTTTGGGTCGGCTGTCTCCGAGAAGACATTCACGGCGACCTGGCCGAAATGCCCGCGGCCGGAGCAGTAGGAGCTCCGGCCGCGGGGCCGCACCCACGCACCTCGAAGCCGCTAGAAGCCGCTCGATGTAAGCGTGGCCGCGCCCGTATTGTACAGCGTCAGCGTGACGGTCGCATCCGCAACCGGGCTTCCGTCCT
Protein-coding sequences here:
- a CDS encoding glycosyltransferase family 39 protein, which produces MRPRGRSSYCSGRGHFGQVAVNVFSETADPKQGVATAEGGGVRDVAVVITAAVLPLVLHPSRSLHFDEAFAAHVAGLPWTGWLAFLVRHDAHPPLFYALLKAWTAVLGDSAVALRGLSAVCGGGAVAATIRLGRAALGGQAGMVAGAILAVSPLYLYTAAEARMYPLLVALFALAAAEVLTLWNRNAGFPWLLALALTGLLYTHYLGVGLVAALAAGALWSGGRAALARYAAALAVAGAAFLPWVPILLGHVADGRMTPPWRGSLPPDAILGVVHLIGFGGRTLGAGGYYFLASASLPMQVLLAAPVVALLALGAATSARANEVFFRLATAAVGIPAAALFAASLWTGSFVAYPRYFSFAMPFVAVALASVVASGVTARRLPGAVLAGLFGVVLALSLGSLADFSARPTRGAGDWKAAAAFLESRIRPGDVVAVYPRHTEVPLGYYLPGDRAAWVVLPTDRQDPRATEAAEATDRLAVAFDRVWLVTRWPIPPGGFEATLRRASRTHRVAEFGDFEDVRITLFTRR